A section of the Acropora muricata isolate sample 2 chromosome 4, ASM3666990v1, whole genome shotgun sequence genome encodes:
- the LOC136915266 gene encoding uncharacterized protein: protein MYLKIRRFLLVLIVTVLFFKLSFSYGAQNITKVSGKQGLRNITGKKRQYIPGFMPMARWRFPAIVVCKGCTDECNVHKDCPPGKFCDVHTCRDCLHEHAACHFIGTCCEGFVCQYGHCTKGVKQGEPGTYCDKTSDCLGKESCCVREISVSTHTSVCKPMLNEFESCGPINLFHHIYNGGRVEPDCGPCKDKFQCKNVGTKGLHFVCLKEDEA, encoded by the exons ATGTATTTGAAAATCCGgcggtttttgctagttttaaTAGTTACTGTTCTGTTCTTCAAATTGAGCTTTTCCTATGGTGCGCAAAACATTACCAAGGTTTCTGGCAAACAAGGATTGCGGAATATCACAGGCAAAAAACGT CAATATATTCCAGGTTTTATGCCAATGGCTCGATGGCGGTTCCCCGCAATAGTTGTGTGCAAAGGCTGCACTGACGAATGCAATGTCCACAAAGATTGCCCTCCTGGAAAATTCTGTGATGTGCATACATGCAGAGATTGCCTACACGAGCACGCAGCTTGTCATTTTATTG GTACTTGTTGCGAAGGTTTTGTCTGCCAATATGGTCATTGCACAAAGGGGGTCAAGCAGGGTGAGCCTGGTACCTACTGTGATAAGACGTCGGACTGCCTCGGCAAAGAGTCGTGTTGTGTTCGAGAAATTTCGGTCAGTACACATACCTCAGTTTGCAAGCCAATGTTAAACGAGTTTGAATCTTGTGGACCAATCAATTTATTTCACCATATTTACAATGGCGGAAGGGTTGAACCGGACTGTGGGCCGTGTAAAGATAAATTCCAGTGCAAGAATGTTGG